From Rhineura floridana isolate rRhiFlo1 chromosome 12, rRhiFlo1.hap2, whole genome shotgun sequence:
ATGGTGCAGTATCTTGTTGCACTGAAGGACAGAAGACAATCATACAGACATTTACCCACACTTCCAAATTAAGCCAAATTAATGGATCACATCATCGTACTGTATTCTCAATTTGAGACAAGCTAATTCATTTTGAGGTATATGTATAATCAAACCCTGTCTTAAAGATATAAGACCAGGTTTAAGTTGCTGCTACTTGCCtatggatacagtagggccccacttcccggCGCTCTGCTTCTCGGTGTtctgctaatgtggcggctttcctcccctcttttaaagccgattttgctgcttttgcagcattttgcagcatttttgtgcgatgtgccccattaaagtcaatggggttctgctttacggcgatttccgctttacgacgggggtccggaacggaacccgccatataagcagaCCCTACTGTAAATGTTTTGGCCTCTTATTGTAGAACAAAAAGAGCAGGTAGATCAAATTCACAGCCCTAAACCAGAGGCAAACCTTTCATTTCTTTTATGCATAAGCTACAGAAGCTACTGTTTGCTTTGGCATACACAAAAGTGTAATGGAAAATAGAAGCTTTTCCCAATTCGCTAGACAGGCGGAATTTTAAAATCCCAGATACTGTACCAAAACGGATCCTATCAAATGCTGGGATGAAGTAAGGAGGCAGATGAGCTGGATCTTGGGAACAGGCACAAAAGGCAAGTGAgttatgaataataataataataataataataataataataataatatttaatttgtttgtcgcctatctggcaattagccactctaggcgacatacattaaaagagataaaatacaataacagatgtaatcacattaataacaataggtaaaatactggacagtcatcaatacatataaaagcaattataataacaacatacgataaatgacagaatcatggtgatttacccaatgacctcaagaACAGTTCATGCCAAGAGAGGGACACACAAAGGAGCACAGACCCTAGTGGGTAGCGAAGAAGGGAAACAAAGTGCACACAGCTAGACTGGGTCGGTGCCAGAGGAAGGCCaggttgagccctggctgagggccccctccttagggtgggtgggtagcactcccttccgtgatccgctgcagtgtcggctcctgaccctgctcccaggcaccccccctacTGCCGCGCAGACCCAcgatgcctgcctgcatgccccatctacctctccctaaagggctgatttttaaaaaaatatgttttttttattattttttttaagaaatcttcaaagctttttaaaaatgtttttaaagtcgttttattttaatgtattttaaagtctgtttttatgatgttttaaagcgtttttagtgcttttgtttgacgtcctgggctcctgctgggaggaaggggggatataaatcaaataataaataaataaataaacaaacaaacatttgatGATCAAACCGAGCTGGACAAGTTTCAGGCACCGGGCCAAGATCTTTTTATTTCCCCAGGTTTCTAGGTCTTGTTCATTATTTTAGTACTACACCATCACACTGTGTGAATAATGGAGTGTTCACTCCAGAACATACTTAAAGGCTTCCCTGTTGATGCATGTTGTTGGAGCAACCTGCCTTTCAAGGAAGCTTGCCTGTTATTACTGATCTTCGTTATTGAAGAAATTCTGATAAGTTTTCAAGAAATCCTATCGATTCCTAGAACACAGTCTGAAAAACTACAGAATATACCCATAGCCATACAGCAAATCTGTGTCAAAGGAGAAGGAAATTCTAGACGTCGTGGTACCTAGATTTGCAACTTGAATACTTGCTTAAGTAGGTTCTCTTGTACAGGTATCTCAGAGACTCTTAGGAGCACCAGAACAatacaagctgccttatacctggtCATCTAGACTATTATTATCGACATTAACTGGAAcctgctctccatggtttcaggtagGGGTCTCTTGTAtactcagtcctacctggagattctggggtttgaggctgggacctttggcatgcaaagtatgtgatgtaccactgaggtatggcccttccTGATTCAATATCAGaccatttgtatttatttatttttgttagaTTTCTTTATCCAATACATTGGTTTCAGATAACTAATGTACTGCATTTTCTTAGCAATACTAAATTAATTACATTATCCATTATCCACATCATGGACCACACTTGTGCTTACACCGAAGTAAGGCCCATTGTGTCCAATGGGGATTATCCTAAGTAAATTTGttcaggattgcaacctaagagcTTGGAAGGCAAAGGGGAATTTATGGTAGTCCTTTCAATTGTGAGCTAGGTAATCTCTACATCATGaagtaattaaggctgcaatccagtatatgtctacacagaagtaagctccgttgggttcaatgggacaagGAAGCCcgctaaagaaaagaaaaatagctGACAAGGTAAAGTAACTTAAACGAGAGACAAGCATTACTGGTGTACTCTCTAGAAGATTtaattggacacataatgagaatacataattcactagaaaagacaataatgctgggaaaaacagaacggagtagaaaaagaggaagaccaaacaagagatggattgattccataaaggaagccacagacctgaacttacaagaactgaacagggtggttcatgacagatgctaatggaggtcgccgattcatagggtcgttataagtcgaaatcgacttagAGACGCATAATTTATATGCTGCTGCCACATGTACCCATGGATTTTCGAACACAGCTCTGTAACGCGTAAAACCTGCCTCCTGGCAGTGCCTGAGATACAACTTCGTTTCGCTCTcatccaaaataaaaataaaagaagcagtcatTTCTTCCTATCCCCGCACCCAGAATTAGACAGTATGGAAACCGACCTCTTGTTTGCAGCCCCTCTTTCTCTGGGTTCACTCTTACCTCCAGAGACTCTCCAAACTGACCTCATCCAGATTGCCACACACCTGTCAGTCTCTACCGTTTGGTGCCGGTGTATAAATTCCGTGGCTACCGGTCCTAGTGGATACAAACAGTTCCCCTGGCCGAGGCTCAGGTCATCTTTGTGCGCAGCAAACACCCTCTGGGAAACGTAGTTCTGAACCTTCCTTTGCTCGGCATAACAGGCGGGTGAGTCCATGGCACCGCCTTGGAGGGACTGCAGAGGGcactctgggagctgtagtcctaatGGAGGGGGTGCTCTTTTCTCGGCGTCCAATGAGAAATGCTCTGTGCCTGAGGCCACTCCCCCAAGATCATAGTCACGTCCCCATGTCCGCTGCACCGACCGAGAGGTGGTATCGTCTGCTTGCGGAGCTTCCACAGTTGCTGTATGAACCCCCCCCCACTCTTCCATAAAGCATGCATTAAAAGAGGAGGATCCTCCGTTTAGGCTCTAGGCCTCTGCTCACCTCCTGGGGGGcagatcccactgaacttagtgggacttacttctgagtaggcatgcacaaATGCGTGCTGTTAGCCTACTTGTCCATAGGGCAGGGTAGTTCTCAGATTGTAAATGTGGAGGTGTTTAATGTAATGTATGTGGAGGTGCATAATGATGTACAGAAATATCGGAAGGTAGATGGGGGGGATAGTCTGAACAATGGTTTGTGCTTGTGTTATGGCCTGGCTAGAGTGACAGCCAGTATTAATCTAAGTGCCAGCATGCTgaggtggttagagtgctggacttggAATCACAGGACCCAGGTTTAAATTGGCACTCAGCCATAGACCcctagcgtagtggcaaattcagaagtgcagtgtcccttcatgatcgtcaaacaccaccacctcttttttgctgctgtattgagaatgagatccttcttaatgccttctcccacaactacagacatccctaggagccaataagcatgaaaggtgagTAGCTGAGAAGTCTTCCCAGTggttgactcatctcctttcactctgattggctccaatcagcaggaaaggacaaaaaatgcatgttagaagactcttctcagtggctaacactccccttcAGGCTGGTTGGCTGGCAGGATGCTAGagatgttgggaccctgctcccaaaacagtatgactctaagatcccccaagaccccagatgaccGTGAAGTTTTCAGCCCTATCTCCTTCACAGAGTTGTGATATGTATGTGTGTGGACAGTCATATATGTTGCCttgcactccttggaggaaaggtgcgaTTTATCTCATTTATGAGATGTATAAATAACATGAAAAGACTTAAGATGGCCTAACTCGGGTATTCAATGTGGcatcctccatatgttttggacttccACTTCTATCAATCCTAACTATTGGCCGTGCTAGCTGGGAGCAGGGCTGATCGTGGGAATTATTGTCCAAAgtatggaggacaccatgttggctaccccagctTTAACAATTATGTGTAAGTTCACTGGTACACTCAGCTAGTTTTCTTCTTCCTGATACACTGTACTCTCAGAGCCAAATTAACAGCAGGAGATCCATTGGTTTTAGATTCAGATCAGCTCCACTCATGTTGAAAGTGTGAAGTGATTCTGACATAAGAAACATGTAAGATTCTGATATTAGAAACTCCATCAGCTTATCGCCTTCTCCCCTACACAGAAGCATGCCGTATTGCAACATATTGTTGTGGGAGCCCCCATGTTCCCTGTATTTTCAAAATTCAGAAGTGAGTGTCACTCCTTTTGTAGCCAAAATGCCATCATCCACAGACAACAGGGAAGTAACAACAGGCTTGCGGGAGCCCcagggtttgcagaagtacaaaaactctTTAGTGGGGGAAGAGCTCAGTAAGGACTGAGTATGCTCTGTGAACACATAATGCTTCCTATCTGTTGCAGGGAGGGGAATGGAAAATTAGATGGAAGTGGGGAATGTAATGGAGTTATCTTGGAACTGAACAGGCTGGAACTGAACAAGAACACTCCAAACTACAACAAGTAGAAGCTCTACTTACGTTTAAAGAGACGTTGGAAATCAGCATTTTCCAGATCTGTGTGAATTTTCCCATTGGGGATCTGGATAACAGCCTGGCCATCCCAGGAAGCAGAGCTTTAGACCTACGGCTGTCACTAGGAATTGGTAAATATTGCTGCCAAGGCTGCTTGTTTCTAAAGGAGTAAATCCTATCAAAGGCTGTTGTAAAcctgtttaggattacactgcttGTTTGATTTGAATTATTGAACCAATAAAACTTTCATTTGTTTTGGCTGTTAATCATGCTAGTGTATTGTGTGTCCAACTGGTTGATTTGAATAAGACACAAAAGAGGTGGTGTGCCCACAGTTTGGAGTAAGTAACAAGTACACAGCTTCCTTTATATAGTGTTCCATATGGAAATGCAAGTGGCTTAGGACAGGAGatagggtagggatggggaaactggccctctagatattgttggactacatctcacaTCACCCCCAGATcattcgccatgctggctggggcgggtgggagttggagtccagcaacatctggaaggtcacactTCAACAACCTTAATATAAACAGAACTTTAAAATGAACAATAACCATTCTgtcacagagagccagtgtggtgtagtggttaaggtgttggactacaaccagggagaccagggtttgaatccccacacagccaagaagctcgctgggtgaccttgggccagtgactgcctctcagcctcagaggaaggcaatggtaaaccccctctgaataccgcttaccatgaaaaccgtattcatagggtcgccataagtcgggattgacttgaaggcagtccatttccatttttccacagAGGGCAACTCCTAGTCACTGTTACTATAATTGGGAGAGGGGACTCTCTGTGGCAGGAGAAAGAATTCAAAAACATCAGAGACATTTGGGACTTTTGCAGATAAGTTTGTGAACGCCCTCTGACATCTCCATCAGAAATTTTTTGTTTCCCTTaatagctgcaatcctaacacctGGGAGtgagacccactgaattcaataggacttacttctgattgaATAGATGtgattaggattgctctgttagctaCTTGATAGGCATAAGATAATTTGTATGACCATTCTAAACAGTGCATGCATTCTTATTAACCatgatatttttcttttctttttcactgagtttctcattttcagtTTCAAGTTTGCCTGATCAGAGAGGTGTAGGCATATCCTTCACAAAAGGGAATCAAATTCAGTTAAAAAACAACTTGATTTAACACAGTGTACTAAGGACTGTCCATGTTCACTCAAGCTCCAAAATGCCAGGAAATTACAACTAAGGTTCATGcccttaacagatgtgttatttagATATGATATGGTACCCTATGATGTGGTTAGTTCAAGCTTCGCCACTACCTTGGAGGTGGATGACTGTCAGTGGCAGAGGAGTGGACCTAGGTCCCAGATTTATCTGTTCACTGGAATAGATGCATGGAGTCCATGAAGCTACAATTCCACATTACAAGTACCCAACTGGTGACAAATACCACCCACAAAGAATGATATAGTTGGAAGGGACTTTAAAggacatctagtccaaccccacaCTACTGGTACATCTCCAATGGTGTCTCACCCAAAGGAGAACAAACCTGGCAGTACTTGGATACTTCTCACCATTCATGATAGTGGGGAGCATTCAACAATATTTAAATACCAAGAAAACGACTCCAGTAATAAGGAAGAGAGACAGCATAATGGCCACTAATGGAGACAGCTCAAGACTTCTTTCAAAACAAATCACACAGAAGTTTGTGCTTATTTAATGGCAACAAGAATTTGTGCACGGGGAAAAAATGATGTGGAACACAAACAGTGACAGATAGCAGGTTGGtttccaggcctggcctccaagaggtcttctgtatctttaaaagttgtgcagggagaagggagaattccaccttgtgattttcccCCATTACAGtggtgcaagaacacctgcacttggctgactttcccttctcttaaagatacaggatcagtctcgggccctgaacctggcaaccccacgGGTGAACTATTACTGCTTCCTTGCACAAGAATCAGTGGCAAATTACATCAAGAATGACTGTTCGGGATTCACAGTCCCTTTCTTATGCCTCAAAAGCTTTCAGGTAGTGCATTGCTATGAACACTTTATACTACTTGCTGAAGTACAGTATTTGATTAGACGACACATCACTGCCTGAAGATGCTCTGGCTCCCACAGAGAAACAATGGGGCAAGAACAGGAAAAAGTGGCAAGAGAATAATATCCAGGATGTAAAATTCACAGGATGCCAAGGTGTGAGTTTACTGGAgcacatgcagaa
This genomic window contains:
- the LOC133368771 gene encoding uncharacterized protein LOC133368771 — translated: MSIRSCNEEREQKVYKGKRLSIVYRRPERNKPWKGPSESVVVAAAPTPAIDKRLTGRFGHHERLNNQLLGQHRPGTHRAVDTNSSPGRGSGHLCAQQTPSGKRSSEPSFARHNRRAGTEQEHSKLQQVEALLTFKETLEISIFQICVNFPIGDLDNSLAIPGSRALDLRLSLGIDTGSVSGPEPGNPTGELLLLPCTRISGKLHQE